One Aegilops tauschii subsp. strangulata cultivar AL8/78 chromosome 7, Aet v6.0, whole genome shotgun sequence genomic window carries:
- the LOC109778416 gene encoding histone-lysine N-methyltransferase ATXR3 produces MGDGGVACAVPPQRAVEGFRADALVRGEAMPDKGEKAAHGHHHHHHHHHRKHYSASAADLEEGELLLNGEADNTRDLDRTIPPKKWRKLLPSSPAAELEPGEIVSMQSEPTRKIRRNVELDKTEFVPVTQRKGKSDKIGRKSNKDVVEPAEVTPLGKKRDRDHSGKICSSAHIREDGKKGTSRDSDEEPGEIKPESSSTGSARKSQAVEPESNHRKHQAETFTQSGSKSRRKGEPKTSSAGKHLSGRNHDISPQIRDRHDRLERSPGILGRFPHDRIRHERSPGRMERSPRDRDRGRHCDNRDRSPYISPRHRARQAHHRDNTPSRIDSPRGRTQHEDIKDRTPLSHDKSPSERGRTTDSHEASKKGRGSKLESNDLENVPHKNKSMKQPTKSNSGSNIKSEGRISKGKASEGVQCTELLPPPPLPPPPPPPPPPPPLPPNMPPPLPPPPVPEQLNDLAEDASMEEDMDICDTPPHTSEAPELSTEPTIIMGKWFYLDQFGVEQGPSKLADLKKLVEDGYLLSDHLIKHADSNRWVTVENAASPLVPSDIPSVYADLSSQKVSPPEAPGNLLDEAREGAALLAWSAEDEEEASEEQKEDLYIDNRVEALMYGATMVDGHELDILGEVLNAHFEPVDWERCSYPEDFPRFQGQPARDDGINRSIGFVSGVGPVGREKFYHNVECSEWFSGRWSCKGGDWKRNDEFNQDKPYRKKLVLNEGYALCQMLKGNHEDPRWHCKEDLYYHVPAKKLDLPLWAFSSTEEDTDSVDDASAIIPGRLCQNQIRQLPKGVKGMTLPVVKINARVVKDHSSIEPCIKSRAAERSLSRSSRSQSTGTDRNSVHEGLSHLKKHHEHDLQSLQKSKSVPNIPEDHVCTVEELSVKLGDWYYMDGTGHEHGPFSYSELQKLVKRGTIIEQSSVFRKIDNIWLPVVKDMKSESAARDGGPGSSDSTSALVEQSNTVVNHGAGRFHELHPQFVGYTRGKLHELVMKYFKSRELTLAINEVLDPWIAAKQPKKEIEMNFLNNSASRKILPEDAGSVKRARLLPNQSDEDINMYEDILASQNDDCSFEDLCHDAALVEENSTNSVAGSDSWGLLNVHVLARIFHFLRADMKSLISSAATCKLWNTGVQYYRNTCRFVDLSSVGLQCTDSVFHGIMAGYEKQNIRTLILVGCSNLSSLALGEVLVQFPNICYVHIQGCSQLWDMKSRFHHIKWIKSSLNPEESLQKIKSLKQIDDGNDYASKVARNLTSQLGGSDELDGYFADISNRENANLSFGQGFYKRSKWLDARKSSAVLSKDAQLRRLMQRKAENSYRKMEEFVINRLREIMKSSRFDFFIPKVAKIEGRLKSGYYARHGFSSLKNDIRSMCRDALRYKGRSDLGDMKQIVVSFIQLAKRLGNPRLISERDGAAAQKDNSDTSQYSSDAKLKKKQNKTTGERRGANWATASAGADASSRAFDREIKRSLSKLKKMDVDSGSETSDDDDGYSEGDETESETTVSDTESDLDSNSAAWDLRGNGMKLFESGDSVGDDRGWGARMTKASLVPPVTRKYEVIEKYLIVADEEEVQRKMRVALPDDYSEKLLSQKNGTENLEIPEVKDYQRRKVPGDEVLEQEVYGIDPYTHNLLRDIMPADVSLSSADKHTFIEELLLNTLNKQVRDFTGSGNTPMVYPLKPVIEEIQKSAEESGDRRTAKMCLGMLKAMRSRPEHNYVAYRKGLGVVCNKKGGFGMDDFVIEFFGEVYPSWRWYEKQDGIKHIQNNSEDQAPEFYNIMLERPKGDRDGYDLVFVDAMHKANYASRICHSCNPNCEAKVTAVDGQYQIGVYTVRPIAEGEEITFDYNSVTESKEEHEASVCLCGSQVCRGSYLNFSGEGAFEKVLMEFHGVLDRHSLLLQACEANTVSQQDLIDLGRAGLGTCLLAGLPGWLVAYTAQLVRFIFFERQKLPNEIFKHNMEEKRQFFTDINMDSERNDAEVQAEGVLNSRLQHLTHTLDKVRYVMRCIFGDPKNAPPPLVRLTGRSLVSAIWKGEGSLVDELLQSIEHHVDEDVLTDLKDKIRLHDPSDSEDIEGDIRNSLLWLRDELRTLSCTYKCRHDAAADLIHMYAYTKCFFRARDYKTVKSPPVHISPLDLGPKYADKLGPGFQEYSKTYPENYCLAQLIYWYSQNAEPESRLTRARKGCMSLPDVSSFYVKSVKPTQERVYGTRTVRFMLSRMEKQAQRPWPKDRIWVFKSDPRFFGTPMMDAVLNNNSPLDKEMVHWLKTRSNVFLG; encoded by the exons ATGGGAGATGGAGGAGTCGCGTGCGCCGTCCCGCCTCAGCGTGCAGTGGAGGGCTTCCGTGCCGACGCCCTCGTGAGGGGAGAAGCGATGCCAGACAAGGGGGAGAAAGCAGCGCACggccaccaccatcaccaccaccaccaccaccgcaaGCACTACTCGGCTTCAGCTGCCGACCTCGAGGAAGGGGAGCTGCTGCTCAATGGAGAGGCAGACAACACACGGGACTTGGACAGGACCATACCTCCCAAGAAATGGCGCAAGTTGCTGCCTTCCTCGCCAGCTGCAGAGTTGGAGCCGGGGGAGATTGTAAGCATGCAATCAGAGCCAACAAGGAAGATAAGGAGGAACGTGGAGCTTGACAAGACTGAGTTTGTGCCTGTGACGCAGAGGAAAGGTAAGTCTGACAAGATCGGGAGAAAGTCTAATAAAGATGTGGTGGAGCCAGCGGAGGTTACTCCACTGGGAAAAAAACGGGACCGGGATCATAGCGGCAAGATATGTTCGTCAGCTCACATCCGCGAGGATGGGAAGAAAGGCACTTCACGGGATTCTGATGAGGAGCCTGGTGAGATTAAGCCAGAGAGCAGCAGCACTGGCAGTGCTAGGAAGAGCCAGGCAGTAGAGCCCGAGAGCAACCACCGCAAACACCAAGCTGAGACATTCACTCAATCAGGGTCAAAAAGTCGAAGGAAGGGAGAGCCGAAGACTTCTTCTGCTGGGAAGCATTTGTCTGGAAGAAATCATGATATCTCGCCGCAAATACGAGATCGGCATGATCGGCTTGAGAGGAGCCCAGGCATCTTGGGACGCTTTCCTCATGACCGCATTCGCCATGAGAGGAGCCCAGGCCGCATGGAGCGCTCCCCACGAGACCGAGACCGTGGTCGTCACTGTGATAACAGAGACCGCAGCCCGTACATTTCACCACGACACAGAGCACGCCAGGCCCATCACAGGGATAACACACCGAGCCGCATTGATTCCCCTCGTGGGAGGACTCAGCACGAGGACATCAAAGACCGAACTCCGCTCTCTCATGATAAATCACCATCTGAACGTGGTCGAACAACTGACAGCCATGAAGCAAGTAAGAAGGGCAGGGGTTCTAAGCTTGAAAGCAACGACCTAGAAAATGTGCCGCACAAAAACAAGTCAATGAAGCAACCAACTAAGAGTAATAGTGGTAGCAACATAAAGAGTGAGGGGAGGATCTCCAAGGGGAAGGCATCCGAGGGCGTTCAATGCACTGAGTTGCTGCCACCACCTCCGttgccaccaccgccgccgcctccgcctccacctccgcctttACCACCTAATATGCCTCCTCCCCTGCCCCCGCCACCAGTACCTGAGCAGCTGAATGATCTCGCTGAAGATGCCTCAATGGAAGAAGACATGGATATCTGTGACACCCCACCTCACACCAGTGAAGCACCTGAACTCAGTACTGAGCCCACTATTATCATGGGGAAGTGGTTTTACCTTGACCAATTTGGTGTTGAGCAAGGACCTTCCAAGCTTGCTGACTTGAAGAAACTGGTAGAAGACGGATATCTTCTTTCTGATCATCTAATAAAGCATGCTGACAGCAATAGATGGGTGACTGTTGAGAATGCAGCTTCACCATTGGTTCCATCTGATATTCCCTCGGTGTATGCGGATCTTTCTTCACAGAAGGTTAGCCCTCCAGAAGCCCCAGGAAATCTGCTCGACGAAGCTCGAGAAGGAGCAGCTTTGTTGGCATGGAGTGCTGAGGATGAAGAGGAAGCTTCTGAAGAACAGAAGGAAGATCTCTACATTGATAATAGGGTCGAGGCACTAATGTATGGAGCTACTATGGTGGATGGACATGAGCTTGATATTCTTGGAG AGGTTTTGAATGCACATTTTGAGCCTGTTGATTGGGAAAGGTGTAGTTACCCTGAAG ATTTTCCTAGGTTCCAAGGCCAACCTGCAAGAGATGATGGGATCAACAGAAGCATTGGATTCGTCAGTGGTGTTGGTCCTGTTGGGAGGGAAAAGTTTTATCATAATGTTGAATGTAGCGAGTGGTTTTCTGGTAGATGGTCTTGCAAAGGTGGTGACTGGAAGAGGAACGATGAATTCAACCAAGATAAGCCTTACAGGAAAAAGCTTGTCCTGAATGAAGGCTATGCTCTTTGTCAGATGCTAAAGGGCAATCATGAGGATCCCCGCTGGCACTGCAAGGAAGACCTCTACTACCATGTACCTGCTAAAAAGCTTGATCTGCCACTGTGGGCATTCTCATCAACAGAAGAGGACACTGACAGTGTTGATGATGCCAGTGCTATTATACCTGGAAGGTTGTGCCAGAATCAGATTAGACAACTTCCAAAGGGAGTGAAAGGGATGACGCTTCCAGTTGTTAAGATAAATGCTCGGGTTGTCAAGGATCATTCCTCTATCGAACCATGCATAAAGTCCAGAGCAGCTGAGCGGTCACTTTCTAGATCTTCACGCTCCCAGTCAACTGGAACTGATAGGAATTCTGTTCATGAAGGTTTGTCTCATTTGAAGAAACATCATGAACATGATTTACAAAGTCTGCAGAAGTCCAAGTCTGTTCCAAACATCCCAGAGGACCATGTTTGCACTGTTGAAGAATTGTCAGTCAAACTGGGTGACTGGTACTACATGGATGGAACTGGACATGAGCATGGCCCATTTTCTTACTCTGAGTTGCAAAAGTTAGTTAAAAGGGGCACTATTATTGAACAGAGCAGTGTGTTCAGAAAGATTGATAACATATGGCTTCCAGTTGTTAAGGATATGAAATCTGAGTCTGCTGCTCGCGATGGAGGGCCAGGAAGTTCAGATTCTACTTCTGCTCTTGTGGAGCAGTCCAACACTGTTGTGAACCATGGAGCTGGTAGGTTCCATGAGTTGCACCCCCAGTTTGTGGGTTATACACGTGGTAAGCTGCATGAACTAGTCATGAAGTATTTCAAGAGCAGGGAGCTTACTTTAGCCATAAACGAGGTCTTGGATCCATGGATCGCAGCTAAGCAGCCCAAAAAGGAAATAGAAATGAACTTTCTTAACAATTCAGCTTCAAGGAAAATCCTGCCAG AAGATGCTGGGTCTGTAAAAAGGGCAAGGCTGCTACCTAATCAAAGTGACGAAGATATCAATATGTATGAGGACATCCTTGCCAGTCAGAATGATGACTGCTCTTTTGAAGACTTATGTCATGATGCTGCTCTTGTTGAAGAGAACTCTACTAATTCCGTAGCTGGAAGTGACAGCTGGGGTTTACTGAATGTGCATGTGTTAGCAAGAATCTTCCATTTTCTGAGGGCGGACATGAAATCACTGATTTCTTCTGCAGCTACCTGTAAGCTCTGGAACACTGGTGTTCAGTACTACAGGAACACATGTAGATTTGTTGATTTGTCTTCTGTTGGCCTTCAGTGCACCGATTCTGTGTTTCATGGTATTATG GCTGGTTATGAGAAGCAAAATATAAGAACACTGATTTTAGTTGGGTGTTCAAATCTGAGCTCTCTTGCCCTTGGGGAAGTACTAGTGCAGTTTCCGAACATATGTTATGTGCACATTCAGGGTTGCAGTCAACTATGGGATATGAAAAGCAGATTTCACCATATTAAATGGATTAAGAGCTCTTTGAATCCTGAGGAGTCACTCCAGAAAATTAAAAGCCTGAAGCAGATAGATGATGGAAACGATTATGCATCCAAAGTTGCAAGGAACTTGACCAGTCAGCTGGGTGGTTCTGATGAACTTGACGGCTATTTTGCTGATATCTCAAATAGAGAGAATGCCAATCTTTCCTTTGGGCAAGGTTTCTATAAACGATCAAAATGGCTTGATGCTAGAAAGTCCTCTGCTGTTTTGTCGAAGGATGCACAACTAAGGCGTTTGATGCAGAGGAAGGCCGAGAATAGCTACCGGAAGATGGAAGAGTTTGTCATCAATAGATTGAGAGAAATCATGAAGAGCAGCAGATTTGATTTCTTCATTCCAAAG GTTGCAAAAATTGAAGGTAGGTTGAAAAGTGGATATTATGCTCGGCATGGCTTTAGTTCTCTCAAGAACGATATTCGATCTATGTGCCGTGATGCATTGAG ATATAAAGGCCGAAGTGATTTGGGAGATATGAAGCAAATTGTTGTGTCCTTTATCCAGTTAGCAAAGAGACTCGGTAACCCACGATTGATTTCTGAGAGAGATGGAGCAGCAGCCCAGAAGGACAATTCTGACACGAGTCAATATTCTTCAGACGCAAAAttaaaaaagaaacaaaataaaactaCGGGGGAAAGAAGGGGAGCAAACTGGGCTACTGCCTCTGCTGGTGCAGATGCTTCATCCCGTGCCTTTGACCGTGAAATTAAAAGAAGCCTCTCTAAATTAAAGAAAATGGATGTTGATTCTGGGAGTGAGACATCTGATGATGATGATGGATACTCTGAAGGTGATGAAACTGAGAGTGAAACTACTGTTTCTGATACAGAGAGTGACCTTGACTCAAATTCTGCAGCATGGGACTTAAGGGGAAATGGTATGAAGTTGTTTGAATCTGGTGACTCTGTCGGGGATGATCGTGGATGGGGTGCTCGCATGACAAAAGCAAGCCTTGTCCCTCCTGTTACTAGGAAGTACGAAGTGATTGAGAAGTACCTTATTGTAGCAGATGAGGAGGAAGTACAACGAAAAATGCGGGTTGCTTTACCTGATGACTACTCTGAGAAGCTGCTCTCGCAGAAGAATGGTACTGAAAATTTGGAGATTCCAGAGGTTAAGGATTATCAACGTAGAAAGGTACCTGGGGATGAAGTTCTTGAGCAAGAAGTATACGGCATAGATCCATACACACATAATCTCCTGCGTGACATTATGCCAGCCGACGTTAGCTTGTCATCTGCTGACAAACATACCTTTATTGAGGAG CTGCTTCTGAATACTTTGAATAAGCAGGTTCGGGATTTCACTGGTTCTGGAAATACTCCTATGGTTTACCCCCTTAAACCTGTCATCGAAGAAATCCAAAAGTCTGCAGAGGAGAGTGGTGATAGACGAACTGCAAAGATGTGCCTTGGAATGCTGAAGGCCATGAGGAGCCGCCCTGAACATAACTATGTTGCTTATAGAAAG GGTCTTGGAGTTGTTTGCAACAAAAAGGGTGGATTTGGCATGGATGACTTTGTTATTGAGTTCTTCGGGGAG GTTTACCCTTCTTGGAGATGGTATGAGAAGCAAGATGGTATTAAACATATACAAAACAACAGTGAAGATCAAGCTCCTGAGTTTTATAACATTATGTTAGAAAGACCAAAG GGGGACCGTGATGGATATGACTTGGTTTTTGTTGATGCTATGCACAAGGCTAACTATGCGAGCAGAATCTGTCATTCATGTAACCCCAACTGTGAAGCAAA AGTGACTGCTGTGGATGGTCAATACCAGATTGGAGTCTACACTGTTAGGCCGATTGCAGAAGGCGAGGAAATCACTTTTGATTACAACTCTGTAACTGAG AGTAAGGAAGAGCATGAAGCATCAGTTTGCCTCTGTGGAAGTCAAGTATGCCGGGGCAGCTATTTAAATTTTTCTGGAGAGGGAGCTTTCGAGAAG GTGTTAATGGAATTCCATGGTGTGCTTGATCGACACAGTTTGCTGCTACAGGCTTGCGAAGCAAACACTGTCTCCCAGCAAGACTTGATTGACTTGGGTAGAGCTGGTCTTGGTACCTGTTTGCTTGCTGGTTTGCCTGGGTGGCTTGTTGCTTACACGGCCCAGCTG GTGCGGTTTATATTCTTCGAGAGGCAGAAACTTCCTAATGAGATCTTTAAGCACAACATGGAAGAGAAACGCCAGTTTTTTACAGATATAAATATGGATTCCGAGCGGAATGATGCTGAGGTTCAG GCTGAGGGTGTATTAAATTCTAGATTACAGCATTTAACTCATACACTTGATAAG GTAAGGTATGTTATGAGATGTATATTCGGGGACCCCAAGAATGCCCCCCCTCCTCTGGTGAGGCTTACCGGGAGAAGTCTAGTGTCTGCCATCTGGAAAGGGGAAGGCTCAttagttgatgagctccttcagTCAATTGAACATCATGTTGACGAAGATGTACTTACTGATCTCAAGGACAAAATTCGGCTTCATGATCCATCTGATTCTGAAGACATCGAGGGAGACATCCGAAATTCTCTGTTATG GTTGCGTGATGAGTTGAGAACTCTTTCATGCACATACAAGTGCCGTCATGACGCAGCTGCTGATTTGATTCACATGTATGCTTACACAAAGTGTTTCTTCAGAGCCCGA GACTACAAGACCGTAAAGTCTCCACCAGTTCATATCAGTCCTCTCGATTTAGGTCCCAAATATGCTGATAAACTGGGACCAGGTTTCCAGGAGTACAGCAAGACGTACCCAGAGAACTATTGCTTAGCACAGCTTATCTATTGGTACAGCCAGAATGCAGAACCCGAATCTAGACTGACAAGAGCTAGAAAGGGTTGTATGTCATTACCAGATGTGTCCTCTTTCTATGTAAAGTCTGTAAAGCCAACTCAAGAGCGGGTTTATGGCACCAGAACTGTGAGATTCATGCTATCACGGATG GAGAAACAGGCCCAACGCCCATGGCCGAAGGACCGGATATGGGTGTTCAAGAGCGACCCAAGATTCTTTGGCACTCCAATGATGGATGCTGTGCTGAATAACAATTCTCCTCTTGATAAGGAGATGGTGCATTGGCTAAAGACAAGATCGAACGTTTTCCTAGGGTAG